In the genome of Nakaseomyces glabratus chromosome K, complete sequence, the window CTAAGCTTTGAAACAAACTAAGGTAAGcctttttttaattatagATGTAGAGTTCTTAACTGCTTGTATATACttcatataaatataataactAGAACTGTAGTTtatagttttttatttttatttagaAACGAAAAATTTAGGTGAGGTCTCATAATGGACTACTGTTAACTAAAGAATTCATTATTTCAAGTATGAGAGCGAATTAATGTTTCGGTGACAGTTGTTGTAACGGTGACTGTTTCAAcctttttctcttcttcaatggCAATGTTCCGTTTAACATTACCCCCGCCGCCAACTTCGAAAACAACAATTTTAGCCTTTGCACCATTTTTAGCTGTTACAATACAAAAGTTCCcaccaccagcaccagAAGATGAACTCGTACTAGCACTAACTTGATTCACCTCCATACTACCTGGATCAATTGCACAAGGTAATCCCTCACATTGTGATGGATCATCACATTCAATCTTTACTCCGAAGGTCGGTTTCGTAGTACGGAAAGGCGTGGCCTCTTCAAGATATATTGGATTCCAGCCTATCTTGACATATGTATTACCATTGGAGTCTTGATTAGTTCCTGCAACATAAGCACACCAATTACCCACAGGTTTGCTGTTTTTACCCCATTGACAGGCATCAGCTGTTGAAACTCCAGGTGGatttatataataatgTGCCGCTGTTCCAGCGAAATAGTCTGGCCCTGGCACAGCTATCACCTTTTCTGAGCCACTATTAATACTTATTAGGAATTAGCATATCTTCATTTCCAGGTAAAACGGTTTGACATACCGCCACTTCTCCTGATGCCTCATTTTTTATCGAAACTGTTCCCTTCCCATCAACACAATAATCCTTATCAGAGAAACCCTTTTGCAAATTTCCATTAGAATCACAAAACAAACCACCGTTTTGAGAACCAGGATAAGAATATGAAGTAACACTTGGATCCCATTGTGCCATTAATTTACCAGATTCGCAGGCATATGGACACCAGGTACCATATGAACATTGCTGATCAGTGTTTAGCGCCCAACCAGCATTTTTTCCTTGTTTTTGAACTGCTACCATGCCTGGATAGTTAGGAAAGCTACAAGTTCCATCACGTTTAAAACTTCCTTTCTTATGCTGATGTTGTATTTTATTGTCAGAGTTTTCACTTGGCTTATCATTCCAAATGTGACTTCTGACTCCaattgcaaagaaaaagataataacAGCCTTAGTAAAtgtcattatttttaagtTTTCTATATATGACTAATAAGACTAATATCGAAACATTGTAGAGATCGTTGCAATAAACATCGTCGTAAGAATACAGAAACCTAACTCAAGCTGCCATTTTTAtatcttattttttatacCGCCCGGAAATAAAAGTTAACCAGATTACTATATAGCGTTTGAAATTATGCTAGAATGCGATTATATTATAGTTCAAAAAAAGGAACAGACCAAAGAAAATCTAGATTATGGTTTACCACATTATTAAAATCACTTAGAGAgattaataaaaatataataaaaaaataattaaaacaataattaaaaattattaagGAAACTCGATCTGATTTTATACTTTATTGTACTAACGGCAATTAGAATTACTGCTTATGCTGAgcaattttcttcttctttgcgCCGAGATCGAAATTTCATAATAAAGAGTTCAATATTCACAGTATTTGATACTACGCTCCGGCAACAAAGAATCTTAAAATTTCAATCCTTAGTTACTGCACCCCTAACTaagtaaaataaataaaggGACTCTTTATAAGATTGAGAGTAAGCATTACAAATTCCAACCaattcatatatataattttataCTATTTTCGATATCGAAAAAGGGATTCCCAGAGCAATACCAGTTTTGGTTTACTCTGATAATTAAACAAAGAAACTATAGATATTGGCTTAATGCCAAAAATATGTTTTGTCATTCAACTTTACCGGAGCTTccatttattttatttccgTTATCAAAAAAACTTACCTAAGCCCACAACATCGGGCAATAAAACATCAAAACCTGAAGTACTTAGACAAACCTTTAAGTGATACACAGACATACACCCTTATGCAAAATAACAACGCATTTCCTCGGAACTCGACCCCCGATACAAATAGTAAATCTAAGCCTAAGGCAGTTAGCAAGGAGTATAGACTACTACGTTTAAGGCAGCATTTATTGCCTTGTCATAATAGGTTTACATCGTCAATACTTGAAAAAGAGGCATATGTGGTCTGTTCCATTTGCGAGGATCGCTACATGCTTCCTAGGCTGTGTCCATATTCAAATAACCTACAAAAGAGCAGAAAGGAACAATTGACCAACAGCCAATAGCCACCCCCCCGCTGCCTCTTCCCCGGACTTGTGCCATCAGCTATGAAATCCATTCCCTACCAGACAGTGACACGACACGCGCGATTTTCTTGTGATTAGTACTTTTGGAAggggaaaaaaaagaaatggaagCCTGATTTGGCATTCCTCGTTCCTCCACTAAGGTTTCTGTGAAGAATACGAGGTTAAGCTATCTTATCGCTCACAATTAAAGTAACGCATCGGAAGTTTAATATCCGGCTTGCTGCTATTTCTGGCTGCGTCTTCTCGAGTGCGAACCTGAATCAGCTGGGCAACTTACGATATAGAGACAAAACGACATTAACACACACACCCACACTCACCCACAACACATCTACACACAATCCACATCTACACACAATCCACATCTGTTTTGGATGCTGGAAGTTTCAGATAACATAGAAATATATGCAGGCGTCAATCTCATTTTCCCAACTGTCAAAATGCCATCTTCCCGGGTACATAATATCTTTTCAGAACTGTACTTGCAATAACAGGAAATGAGAACACACTAAATACTTTGCTTCAATTGGATTTTATAATGTAGGTAAGAGCAGCTTGTTTCTAATTCACTGAATATACAGCATGAGATTCTTAAGAAACACAAAATATTGCAGCTGCTTCTTTATCTTGAATTGAAGATGGAGGCAAAAGAGCAAACACCCATCCATATTTCTACGAATACTTCTTAGAGAACGAGGTTCATCATTTCAGCGTGCCTACGAAAGAGTGCGAATCACCCTCTTCTTTACACTATTTTCTTTGCGAGCTGTCACTGAGACTGGAATCCAGAAAAAATGAAGTATCAGAGCATATTGGGAATAAATGAGGGaaaaaagagagagagcTACAGTATTTGTAGGCATATTCAATCAGGGAATAGAAATTGGCAGCCGATAACTGTTGCAAGATCACTATCAAGTAGCTTTTCGCTAATTTTGTAGCTTTCCACAAAACAATAACTGAAATGGTATACCATACAGTTCGAGAACTCTTTTTGATGAGCATTTGCTTACTTTATTTGCAACGATAACGGTTTATTTACATTTCGGGtttgttgtttcttcttataAGGAACTAGGCAGCTGTGACCACTTTACCACAGTGTTGAGTTCAAAATAGTATACATATTCTACATAAAAACCAATACTGACGTATAGATTTCCTAAAAATACAACTACAACCTCCTGCATTAAACGACACAATTGTTATCCGATCTGATAATAATTCCTGTAATAAATAGATCACTGATCTGAAATTAtatgagaagaaaaaaaattcttctcTCACTTGAAGAAACATTTATAAGTCCCAACCGATTCTTATTTGTCTTTTATCTTCCACTCTTGTCTTCCTGTATTGTAACTCCACTACAAATCTAATTGCACAAATTCTTGCAAGAAAATTAAGCCGACAAATAAAACAGAAACTACTATTAAAGTTGCTCCGGCCATAAGGGATTGGCATATATCACCATTGAATTTaattgcttttttattattgctTGCAAGtttatacaaaaaattgaacTATACTGTTTTTTTGTGTGAGTGTGAGTGTGAGAGTGTTTTTactattaaataaaatcaaacaaGCATTCGAATATATTTCTCTGTGACAGGTAgtcaaaacaaaaagaaaaggaaacagagatttacaaaaaaatacaatatcGCTTAACATCATCACATAAGGTCGCATTTGTAGTATACGatctaaaaataataagaagACATTTGCTTGCATCTGCCATACAGTATTTTGAGTACTTTTACCTATTATCTAACTTTTCGGGTGCGAGCTTTATATTTTCTCGTTTTTTGAAGGGAATTTCTActaatttaaaaaaaaaaatcatacCGAGACACTAACTAAAGCTACAGCTGTAACGCATCCACATCACAgtcttaaaaaaaaagttgtgCACAAAACATTGTTATATTCTTCAGAGCAGTTGATCTAAAGATAAACAGTATATATCTGGAACATATTTCCTATATTTGAAGTGGATTTCGAGATCATTATCACTGCTGGAAGACAAGCAAAATAGTCATCGCTTTTCTTAACTCAAAGAAGACGAAATATTCTCGATTATTATAAACAAATTGACTTATCAAGTCTACTAGAAGAACATACTTCTGAGCGATAGATAACATTACACTTGATTCGTTTCTGGAACCAGACTCAAATATTTAGCACATTACTACAATCCGTTAGTCCTTCACTATTATAACATGTTATCTGGTAAGGAAATAAGGATTGGTGCCCTGTTGACACTGGACACAGTTTTCTTCGTTATCGAGATCACTATTGGTTATATGTCTCACTCATTGGCCCTAATTGCAGATTCTTTTCATATGCtaaatgatattttctctttacTGGTTGCTCTTTGGGCTGTTAGTGTCGCTAAGAATAGAGGTCCTGATGCCAAGTATACTTACGGTTGGAAGAGAGCCGAAATTTTAGGTGCATTGGTTAACGCTGTCTTTCTGATTGCGCTGTGTTTCTCGATTTTCATTGAAGCATTACAAAGATTGattgaagttcaagaaattcAGAATCCTAAATTAGTTTTGATCGTTGGTTGCGCTGGTCTGGCCTCTAACATTGTCGGtctatttttattccaTGATGATGGCCACGGCCACGGTCACTCCCATGGTGGTCTAGGCTCTGATATTGAAGCAGGGGAAAGCCATGGCCACGATCACGGACATAGCCACGGCCATGATCATTCTcaccaagaagaaattaacGCTGGCCTAGATCCAAACTGTCCAGCACATAGatctgatgaagaattagaagaagaagatactGAGAGTGATGGAAACGGTTTCTATAACAATAACATCGGTGATATTCTGACTCAAACCGCTATGACAAGACTTGCCACCGAAAACACTAGCTTATTAGCTGATTCAGATGAAGCGGCCAAGAAGAAGGCTGAAGCCAAGAAAAAGAGCCAAAAGTCATTGAACATGCACGGTGTGTTTCTACATGTTCTTGGTGATGCTCTAGGTAATGTCGGTGTTATTGTTGCAGCTTTGTTTATTTGGAAAACAGATTATTCTTGGAGACATTACTCAGATCCAGTTGTTTCCCTTCTAATCACGGCCATAATTTTCTCATCTGCTCTACCATTATCAAGAAGAGCTTCAAGAATTCTACTACAAGCCACTCCATCCACAATTTCTGCAGATGAAGTTCAAAGAGAAATTTTGGCAGTTCCTGGTGTAAAGGCCGTCCATGATTTCCATATCTGGAACTTAACCGAGTCTATATACATTGCATCTATCCATGTTGAAATTGACTGTGCAGCTGACAAGTTTGAGAGCTCAGCCAGAAAGATCAGAAGAATTTTCCGCCAACATGGTATTAACTCTGCTACAGTTCAACCAGAATTCATTAGAGACGACGTCAGCCCTGATGAACGTAGAAGGTTCTCCATGATTGCCGGTGGCTCTGAGGAACTACCACCAGAGCCTCTAAATCCAGATCATTTGAAGTCATCAAGATATGGCACTCTGAGCGCATCTAATATTTCAGAAGACGCTATTGCTGATGAcaattaaaataaattctGAAAGAGAATATTACCgttttaaaatttgaacGACCAtaatcatcatcatcacaTATTTGGGGAGTTACATTCAACAACGATAAATCCATATACCCTCTTCATGTGGTATGTTAACCATTATATTAGTCATGAACATAATCAACCCGCTTCCATTTTATCATATTCGTTTACATTTATGTAAGTTCCatatttcaaataaaaaatcacTTTCATAAcgatatttattttgtatacaaaaatatcattgtcaaaatatatacagtTTCTACcaactttttttaattgataGCTACTACTGATCTATGCATTTTAATCAATTGCTTAGTATGCGCATTGTGAGTGCTTCGATTTTACGAACCTCGCTCGTGTCTTTGAATCATCCTGATTCAGTTCCTCAGAAAAAAGGAATGAATCACCTCATAACACTCTTTCTTTACTTGGATTTTCGGCttctgttttttttttcgtcCACTCAGCGAGCTGGCCCAAAAAGTCATTAGTTGTGACTGCAATTTTTTAAACACCCAAACACCATATTAAGATCAAAAAGTTAGTACAACTCTTTACTTACGATAATGAAGGTGAAAGACATTTGCCAGTTTTAGTGATGATATTCATGATGAGCGAACAAGCATGAACCCGCAAGGGAAAGCTGTCTAGTCTCAGCACACTGACACCGATGAGATTTTCTACCATCAAGGCTGTGTAGCAGGACAATAGTACTGCATTGAACACCCCAGCCTATCTCAAGGCCCTCCTAGTAGGCTACGCTCAATATTTCCCTTTGCTACGCCCCGGCAAGTTCGGGCTCAGCCTAATGAGCTAACAAGCACATCCCAGTTGGAGGGTTGTAATTTGGATACGATCAATCCGCCGGCCTAATTAGGTTCGCTGGCCTAGCAGGCTTTCCATAACGACTATCTTTACAATTCACTAGAGGGTACTGGTTCAGGTCTAACTGTTCCTAGCCAGAGTGGTTCCTCCCTCCTGGCCTACCTGCCTGGACTATGCTGGGGGTCCACTAGTATCTCCTTCTAGAGTTGCGAATTCTAGACAGACAGTGTCGGGCTTGCGATGCAGTCTCATCACCTAGTTCAGATTACCAGGAATTGTGTGCACAGACAATTTCTGCTAACTAAGTGCTGCGAAAGTGGAAAACCTAGTAACTATTGACAAAAATAATCGataatttcatcatcatagTATCTACATCTTGCGGCTAACTTTCTTATAGTGCTTTATAATAGAGGTTTTTCTGTTTATACTTTAGTATTTTCATAATCTAGTGCATCACAAAGGAAGCAGAACAGAGAAAAAGTGAGTACATACTATGGGCGTTATAATCGCCAGACAATAGATAATAATAGAGAACAATATTTGGACACCAATGGGAGCATAGCCTGGAAATTTAGAACATATTTGCATATACAATGAAACTTCACCATGGTTAATTTAATCGGAAATAGAtaaatgtattatattcattatGGGTTGAGACTAATGGAATAAGGTTTGATATGAACAGAGTTCGTTGTGGGAGAAGATTCATCGTTCATTTTCCTCATATGTTACTTGATACACTGTTGAAGGCATTTTGCTAATGAGAAGTTATACATCCTGATCAATCAATTTGACAAATTAGCAGACGTGCTTTTGCATGTGCGGTTAGACTGTATGAAATATCTGGgaagtttttcaaagatGATCTGTGATGTACATTCATTGGAATATATGGCTTGGtgaatttaatattttaaatgaTTATTCTTGACTATTGGGgttaaattttgttttctttattatcaGAAACGAGTGAAAAAAGTTCAAAATTTACTAACTATATTAATTCAAtattcaacttcttttaATACTTAACCGAGGTCAACGTTAAGCAGATTTGTGGTACATCATACTTTTGGTTTTATTGTCACAGCTAGAAAATCTTCGAGACATTGACTTGTTAGTAACAAAAGAATAGAGGTTTGACATCATGAAAATAGTGGCTCACTTGAGAGAATACCAAGTTATTGGCCGTCGTTTGCCAACTGAATCCGTTCCTGAACCAAAGTTGTTCAGAATGAGAATTTTTGCTCCAAATGAAGTTGTTGCCAAGTCTCGTTACTGGTACTTCTTGCAAAAATTGCACAAGGTTAAGAAGGCTTCCGGTGAAGTTGTTTCCATCAACCAAATCCACGAAGCTCACCCAACCAAGGTCAAGAACTTCGGTGTCTGGGTTAGATACGACTCTAGATCTGGTACCCACAACATGTACAAGGAAATCAGAGATGTTTCCAGAGTTGCTGCCGTCGAAACCTTGTACCAAGACATGGCTGCTAGACACAGAGCTAGATTTAGATCTATCCACATCTTGAAGGTTGCTGAAATCGAAAAGACCGCTGATGTCAAGAGACAATACGTTAAGCAATTCTTGAGCAAGGACTTGAAGTTCCCATTGCCACACAGAGTCCAAAAGTCCACCAAGACCTTCGCTTACAAGAGACCATCTACTTTCTACTAAGCTGTTTGGTTTGGGTACATTAAAGGATTTCGAGAATATTTCACATTACTTTTCTAATCTCTGTATAGTCAAAACACAAAGATACGTAGATTTCAATTTATAATCTAATCACATACACTATTAAGATCTCATTTCATGAATGTTATTTTCCAATTAGGCTGTATAGTTTATTAACATAATATATGTAGCATTTATTCATTAAGACTTAATTTCTGCTACAAGGGTAATTGATTGCATAGCGCTTATTTCGATTCCTtgttatttgtttttactATTGTACAGAAAATGTTACATAAAATTTGCAGATTTATCAGTAACTTGTATGC includes:
- a CDS encoding uncharacterized protein (CAGL0K07348g~Protein of unknown function) encodes the protein MEVNQVSASTSSSSGAGGGNFCIVTAKNGAKAKIVVFEVGGGGNVKRNIAIEEEKKVETVTVTTTVTETLIRSHT
- a CDS encoding uncharacterized protein (CAGL0K07381g~Protein of unknown function), which encodes MTFTKAVIIFFFAIGVRSHIWNDKPSENSDNKIQHQHKKGSFKRDGTCSFPNYPGMVAVQKQGKNAGWALNTDQQCSYGTWCPYACESGKLMAQWDPSVTSYSYPGSQNGGLFCDSNGNLQKGFSDKDYCVDGKGTVSIKNEASGEVAVCQTVLPGNEDMLIPNKY
- the ZRC1 gene encoding Zn(2+) transporter ZRC1 (CAGL0K07392g~Ortholog(s) have zinc ion transmembrane transporter activity, role in cellular zinc ion homeostasis, filamentous growth and fungal-type vacuole membrane localization); amino-acid sequence: MLSGKEIRIGALLTLDTVFFVIEITIGYMSHSLALIADSFHMLNDIFSLLVALWAVSVAKNRGPDAKYTYGWKRAEILGALVNAVFLIALCFSIFIEALQRLIEVQEIQNPKLVLIVGCAGLASNIVGLFLFHDDGHGHGHSHGGLGSDIEAGESHGHDHGHSHGHDHSHQEEINAGLDPNCPAHRSDEELEEEDTESDGNGFYNNNIGDILTQTAMTRLATENTSLLADSDEAAKKKAEAKKKSQKSLNMHGVFLHVLGDALGNVGVIVAALFIWKTDYSWRHYSDPVVSLLITAIIFSSALPLSRRASRILLQATPSTISADEVQREILAVPGVKAVHDFHIWNLTESIYIASIHVEIDCAADKFESSARKIRRIFRQHGINSATVQPEFIRDDVSPDERRRFSMIAGGSEELPPEPLNPDHLKSSRYGTLSASNISEDAIADDN
- the RPL20A gene encoding 60S ribosomal protein eL20 (CAGL0K07414g~Ortholog(s) have cytosolic large ribosomal subunit, nucleolus localization), coding for MKIVAHLREYQVIGRRLPTESVPEPKLFRMRIFAPNEVVAKSRYWYFLQKLHKVKKASGEVVSINQIHEAHPTKVKNFGVWVRYDSRSGTHNMYKEIRDVSRVAAVETLYQDMAARHRARFRSIHILKVAEIEKTADVKRQYVKQFLSKDLKFPLPHRVQKSTKTFAYKRPSTFY